A genome region from Triticum aestivum cultivar Chinese Spring chromosome 2B, IWGSC CS RefSeq v2.1, whole genome shotgun sequence includes the following:
- the LOC123042648 gene encoding probable glutathione S-transferase GSTU6 has translation MAGGDNLKLVGMWASPHVLRVQLALRLKGLSYEFVEMEGEQGLEKNKGEQLLLNSKLPVLIHGGKPIRGKSLSMIQYIDEAFVGASPSLLPDDPSERAMARYWADFIDDTLVKAMHMAAWGKTDGEKAEGKNQVASAVETLEGALGECSNPFFGGNTVGYVDVILGGLLGWVRETDAMQGVKTFDDPSMTPLLAMWADRFSALKEVLVVMPDVGALVDFAMPTTCARSSGPLGIAVSIYMIGVLLQMVASYLTWLGRAEGKGDPQDGNPCSRLHWLTPGALPYWSCYVLEGLDFVTSSMPTLFLLYVFVKGFKSSMARVLVMGVPVLVVTWYFLTLYKPCGPDTLNITTTLMSMLPRPSIFTE, from the exons ATGGCCGGAGGAGACAACCTCAAGCTGGTGGGCATGTGGGCGAGCCCTCACGTCCTGCGAGTGCAGCTCGCGCTCCGCCTCAAGGGCCTAAGCTACGAGTTCGTGGAGATGGAGGGGGAGCAAGGCCTCGAGAAAAACAAGGGGGAGCAGCTGCTCCTCAACAGTAAGCTGCCGGTGCTGATCCATGGCGGCAAGCCTATCCGTGGGAAGTCGTTGAGCATGATACAGTACATCGATGAGGCCTTCGTTGGCGCCAGTCCCTCCCTCCTCCCGGACGACCCCTCCGAGCGTGCCATGGCTCGTTACTGGGCTGACTTTATCGATGACACG CTTGTGAAGGCGATGCACATGGCGGCATGGGGCAAAACGGACGGGGAGAAGGCCGAGGGGAAGAACCAGGTCGCCTCCGCGGTGGAGACCCTAGAGGGAGCCCTGGGAGAGTGCTCGAATCCCTTCTTTGGAGGCAACACTGTCGGATATGTGGATGTCATACTCGGTGGTCTTCTTGGGTGGGTGCGCGAGACCGACGCGATGCAAGGTGTCAAGACCTTCGACGACCCATCCATGACGCCTCTCCTCGCTATGTGGGCAGACCGTTTTTCTGCACTGAAAGAAGTCCTGGTGGTCATGCCAGATGTGGGAGCGTTGGTCGATTTTGCCATGCCTACGACATGTGCTCGCAGCTCTGGTCCATTGGGCATCGCCGTTTCCATATATATGATTGGGGTTCTTCTGCAAATGGTGGCGTCCTATCTCACTTGGTTGGGTCGAGCCGAGGGCAAAGGAGATCCCCAGGACGGAAACCCTTGTTCTCGCCTTCACTGGTTGACTCCAGGAGCATTACCGTATTGGAGTTGCTATGTCCTTGAAGGCCTGGACTTCGTGACCAGTTCTATGCCCACGCTGTTTCTTCTATATGTTTTCGTGAAAGGTTTCAAGAGTAGTATGGCCAGGGTGCTGGTGATGGGAGTCCCTGTGTTAGTCGTCACATGGTACTTTCTTACCCTCTACAAGCCGTGTGGCCCTGACACCTTAAACATTACTACAACATTGATGAGCATGTTGCCGCGCCCATCCATATTTACCGAATAA
- the LOC123042649 gene encoding probable glutathione S-transferase GSTU6 — protein MAGGDELRLLGTWASPHVLRVRLALHLKGLGYEYVEEQGLKNYKSDELLLNSKLPVLTHGGKPVYGTSLSLIQDLDEAFTGAGSSLLPEGPSERAIARYWGDFIDDTLVKAMEKATWSVTCREKAGVKAQMAAAMETLEGAMRECSKPFFGGDSPGYVDVVLGGLLPWLCVTDKRQPSMKTFDPITTPLLLAWQDRFCSLKKVQGLMPDVGELVDLARPVPTHCSRESLQVILILSSLLVQIATACSR, from the exons ATGGCCGGAGGAGACGAGCTGAGGCTGCTGGGGACCTGGGCGAGCCCGCACGTCTTGCGAGTACGACTCGCGCTCCACCTCAAGGGCTTGGGCTACGAGTACGTGGAGGAGCAAGGCCTCAAGAACTACAAGAGCGATGAGCTGCTCCTCAACAGTAAGCTGCCGGTGCTGACCCACGGCGGCAAGCCTGTCTACGGGACGTCGTTGAGCCTAATCCAGGACCTCGACGAGGCCTTCACCGGCGCCGGCTCCTCCCTCCTCCCCGAAGGCCCCTCCGAGCGTGCTATCGCTCGCTACTGGGGTGACTTTATCGATGACACg CTCGTCAAGGCGATGGAGAAGGCGACATGGAGCGTAACGTGCAGGGAGAAGGCAGGGGTGAAGGCCCAGATGGCGGCCGCTATGGAGACGCTAGAGGGAGCTATGAGAGAGTGCTCCAAGCCCTTCTTCGGAGGCGATAGCCCCGGATATGTGGATGTGGTGCTCGGTGGCCTTCTTCCATGGCTGTGCGTCACCGATAAGAGACAACCCAGCATGAAGACCTTCGACCCTATCACCACGCCGCTCCTACTCGCATGGCAGGACCGCTTCTGTTCGTTGAAAAAAGTTCAGGGACTCATGCCAGATGTGGGCGAGCTGGTCGACTTAGCCAGGCCGGTGCCTACTCACTGCTCCCGTGAATCCCTGCAAGTTATTTTAATTTTGTCTTCACTTCTTGTGCAAATTGCGACTGCATGTAGTAGATGA